Proteins encoded in a region of the Flammeovirga yaeyamensis genome:
- the rseP gene encoding RIP metalloprotease RseP produces MDALVMAAQLIAGLSILVGIHEFGHFAAAKIFKIRVNKFYLFFDFLFPFPNLLKFSIFKFKKGDTEYGLGWFPMGGYVDIAGMIDESKGADDLESVPQPWEFRTKPAWQRLIVMMGGIIMNVITGIVIFIGMNYHNGETYIPIEEVNKYGVYASKLGEKIGIRTGDKIINANGEKVTRYSDITDGDFFFADDNYLTVLRDGKEVKVVFPKETIDWMSDKEFENMRYVYPRYPFKVKRLLEGYPAEQAGLKEGDEPIAINGVDVPYFFEFTEELSKYKEKEVTLSVKRGDQIVDLKLAVNENGKVGFEPQFNIKFESHPYTLEEAIPVGTKQAFNVIILQIKGFAKIFKGEVSASKSIQSPIGMAKIYGSVWDWNRFWTLTGLLSMVLAFMNFLPIPALDGGHVVFLTYEMITRKKPSEKVLMVAQQIGMLLLLSIMIFAFGNDIFKLFQ; encoded by the coding sequence ATGGATGCATTAGTTATGGCGGCTCAGCTTATCGCGGGGCTATCAATATTAGTTGGTATTCACGAATTTGGTCACTTTGCAGCGGCAAAGATTTTTAAAATTCGTGTCAATAAATTTTACTTATTCTTTGACTTTCTTTTTCCTTTCCCAAACCTTCTTAAGTTTTCTATTTTTAAGTTTAAAAAAGGAGATACAGAATATGGTCTAGGATGGTTCCCAATGGGTGGCTATGTGGATATTGCAGGAATGATTGATGAATCAAAAGGTGCGGATGATCTAGAAAGTGTTCCACAACCTTGGGAATTCAGAACGAAGCCAGCCTGGCAGAGGTTAATCGTAATGATGGGTGGTATTATCATGAATGTAATCACTGGTATTGTGATCTTCATTGGTATGAATTATCACAACGGAGAAACTTATATTCCTATTGAAGAAGTAAACAAATATGGTGTTTATGCTTCTAAACTAGGAGAGAAAATCGGTATCCGTACAGGCGATAAAATTATTAATGCCAATGGTGAAAAAGTAACTAGATACAGCGACATCACTGATGGAGACTTTTTCTTTGCTGATGATAACTACTTGACTGTTCTTAGAGATGGCAAAGAGGTTAAAGTAGTCTTCCCTAAAGAGACGATCGATTGGATGAGTGATAAGGAGTTCGAAAATATGCGTTACGTATATCCAAGATATCCTTTCAAAGTAAAAAGACTATTAGAAGGATATCCTGCAGAACAAGCCGGGCTTAAAGAAGGAGACGAACCTATAGCTATTAACGGTGTTGATGTCCCTTACTTCTTTGAATTTACCGAAGAGTTATCAAAGTATAAAGAAAAAGAAGTGACACTATCCGTTAAAAGAGGAGATCAAATTGTTGATCTTAAATTAGCAGTTAACGAAAATGGGAAAGTCGGTTTTGAACCACAGTTTAATATAAAATTTGAATCTCATCCTTACACATTAGAAGAAGCAATTCCTGTAGGAACAAAACAGGCCTTCAATGTTATTATTCTTCAAATAAAAGGATTCGCAAAAATATTTAAAGGAGAAGTTTCTGCAAGTAAATCTATTCAAAGCCCAATTGGGATGGCGAAGATATATGGTTCTGTTTGGGATTGGAATAGATTCTGGACATTAACCGGATTATTATCTATGGTCTTGGCATTTATGAACTTCTTGCCTATTCCTGCTTTAGATGGTGGCCATGTAGTTTTCTTGACTTACGAAATGATCACTAGAAAGAAACCTTCAGAAAAAGTATTGATGGTGGCACAACAAATAGGAATGTTGCTACTATTGTCAATAATGATATTTGCTTTTGGAAACGATATATTTAAGTTATTCCAATAA
- a CDS encoding TerB family tellurite resistance protein — translation MSIIQTTQEVIQASPLATVIHSCNDVDKDSWMNYVKILLAISGADGEVSEEEMNWVFNDFLDIVGASEEQKQEIKEFDFINFDLKHELENLDIDVPMNYRRTLVYDAVMMARADEVYAKEEKEAVHNAAELLGVPFFIAKTIEGLVNTEKSLEMIRKSLFELEDDEAHPISDLKSLNMKPASVLERNTFGVRFTCEDTQLNYGYALMIIAGADGVVSDAEKDWYLNQFVRVSETPEHIAKQVVEYDYLNGDLEEVLNNLKVDVTINFQRTLLYNAIKMANADADFPEKEKEATEKAAELLGIPEDIAHTVFYLVDTEAKVLKMRSTLFDYK, via the coding sequence ATGTCTATTATTCAAACCACTCAAGAGGTTATACAAGCCTCTCCTTTAGCTACTGTTATTCATTCCTGCAATGATGTCGATAAAGATTCATGGATGAATTACGTGAAAATATTATTAGCTATTTCTGGAGCTGATGGAGAAGTATCTGAAGAAGAAATGAATTGGGTGTTTAATGATTTTCTGGATATTGTAGGTGCTTCTGAGGAACAGAAACAAGAAATCAAAGAATTCGATTTTATCAACTTCGATTTAAAACATGAACTTGAAAATCTTGATATTGATGTTCCCATGAACTATAGACGTACATTAGTCTACGATGCTGTAATGATGGCAAGAGCAGACGAAGTGTATGCAAAGGAAGAAAAAGAAGCAGTTCATAATGCTGCAGAATTGCTAGGCGTACCTTTCTTTATTGCTAAAACTATTGAAGGTTTAGTAAATACAGAAAAGTCGTTAGAGATGATTCGGAAATCTCTCTTTGAACTTGAAGATGATGAAGCACATCCTATTTCTGATTTGAAATCTCTAAACATGAAGCCTGCTTCTGTGTTAGAAAGAAATACTTTCGGCGTTCGTTTTACTTGCGAAGACACTCAATTAAATTATGGGTATGCTTTGATGATTATCGCAGGTGCTGATGGAGTAGTATCTGATGCTGAAAAAGATTGGTATTTGAATCAGTTTGTGAGGGTTTCTGAAACACCTGAACATATCGCTAAGCAAGTCGTCGAATACGATTATCTTAACGGGGATCTTGAGGAAGTCCTGAATAACTTAAAAGTAGATGTCACCATTAATTTTCAGCGTACATTATTATACAATGCTATAAAAATGGCCAATGCGGATGCTGATTTTCCAGAAAAAGAAAAGGAAGCCACTGAAAAAGCAGCTGAATTATTAGGTATCCCTGAAGATATAGCACATACTGTATTCTACCTCGTAGATACAGAAGCAAAAGTGCTCAAGATGAGGTCCACACTATTTGATTATAAATAA
- the trxA gene encoding thioredoxin codes for MSKFSNLIQNSEVPVLVDFYADWCQPCHMIAPTIRSIKTKMGDKLKVIKVNSDNNQKAMMKYQVRSIPTLILFHKGKILWRNSGVLPEFELEKILSKHIN; via the coding sequence ATGTCAAAATTTAGTAACTTGATACAGAACTCAGAAGTACCTGTATTGGTCGATTTCTATGCAGATTGGTGTCAACCTTGTCATATGATTGCACCTACGATTCGTTCCATTAAAACTAAAATGGGCGACAAGTTAAAAGTAATCAAAGTGAACTCCGACAATAATCAAAAAGCAATGATGAAGTATCAGGTGAGAAGTATTCCTACATTGATTTTATTTCATAAAGGCAAAATTTTGTGGAGAAACTCAGGCGTACTTCCTGAATTCGAATTAGAGAAAATATTAAGCAAGCATATCAATTAA
- a CDS encoding Rne/Rng family ribonuclease, whose translation MSNELVINSTQEGSRIALMRDKGLVELHYDNDETKFQVGDIYLGVVRKVVPGLNAAFIDIGYDKDAFLHYLDLGPKVRSLLKYIKLAQGKHHKHVSENLKQFRLEPEIDKLGKINEVLKQNQKIMVQVVKEPISTKGPRLSCELSLAGRYLVLVPFSNTVNISKKITDASERRRLLKLVNSIKPENFGVIIRTVAEGQEAPELNNDLRDLVTKWGEGVEKLKVAKPREKVIGEMNRATSMLRDILNESFDSITVDDKDVYDEIRRYIQQIQPDKAGIVKHYTGKTKLFEHTGIEKQLKTLFGQTVSLGSGGYLVIEHTEALHVIDVNSGNKSNAENNQEATAFNVNLEAATEIARQLRLRDMGGIIVIDFIDMKKAEHKQKLYQHMKQEMKADRSKHTVLPLSKFGLMQITRQRVRPELSIVTKEKCPTCNGTGKITASIAIADQVEAEVMYLLEKQNGQKLKLGVHPYLYSYFTGGFPSRRMKWFFNHFKWIKIFEDSSLALSEYKFFDHHDEEISLK comes from the coding sequence TTGAGTAATGAACTAGTTATCAATTCAACGCAAGAGGGAAGTAGAATTGCCCTTATGCGAGATAAAGGTCTGGTAGAACTTCATTATGACAATGATGAAACAAAATTTCAAGTAGGAGATATCTATCTTGGAGTAGTAAGAAAAGTAGTACCTGGCTTAAATGCTGCATTTATTGACATTGGGTATGATAAAGACGCTTTTCTTCATTACTTGGATTTAGGTCCAAAAGTGAGATCCCTATTGAAATACATCAAGTTGGCACAAGGAAAACATCATAAGCATGTGAGTGAAAACTTGAAGCAGTTTCGTTTAGAACCAGAAATTGACAAGCTCGGAAAAATCAACGAAGTACTGAAACAAAATCAAAAGATTATGGTACAAGTTGTAAAAGAGCCAATTTCTACAAAAGGTCCTAGATTGTCATGTGAACTATCGTTGGCAGGTAGATATTTAGTATTAGTTCCATTTAGTAACACAGTAAACATATCCAAAAAAATTACTGATGCGAGTGAAAGAAGAAGACTTCTTAAACTTGTAAATTCTATTAAACCCGAAAACTTCGGTGTAATTATTAGAACAGTTGCTGAAGGACAAGAAGCACCCGAACTTAATAATGACCTTAGAGATTTGGTTACTAAATGGGGAGAAGGTGTAGAAAAACTGAAAGTCGCTAAGCCACGCGAAAAGGTCATCGGAGAAATGAATCGTGCCACTTCTATGTTAAGAGATATTCTTAACGAGTCGTTCGACAGTATTACTGTAGACGATAAAGATGTTTACGATGAAATTCGAAGATACATCCAACAAATTCAACCAGACAAAGCCGGAATTGTTAAACACTATACCGGAAAGACCAAGCTTTTTGAACACACAGGTATCGAGAAGCAACTAAAAACACTCTTTGGTCAAACTGTTAGCTTAGGAAGTGGAGGGTATTTGGTAATCGAACATACCGAAGCACTACATGTTATTGATGTTAACAGTGGTAATAAGTCGAATGCAGAGAATAACCAAGAGGCTACTGCATTCAACGTGAACTTAGAAGCGGCTACCGAAATCGCTCGTCAATTACGATTACGTGATATGGGTGGTATCATTGTCATTGACTTCATAGATATGAAGAAGGCTGAACACAAGCAGAAGTTGTATCAGCATATGAAGCAAGAAATGAAGGCGGACCGTTCGAAACATACAGTTCTACCGTTGAGTAAATTTGGCTTGATGCAAATCACGAGACAACGTGTTAGGCCAGAACTAAGTATTGTAACGAAAGAGAAATGTCCAACGTGTAACGGTACTGGAAAAATTACAGCATCTATCGCAATTGCAGATCAAGTTGAAGCAGAGGTGATGTATTTATTAGAGAAACAGAATGGTCAAAAATTAAAATTAGGCGTTCACCCGTATCTCTATTCCTACTTTACTGGAGGATTCCCTTCTCGAAGAATGAAGTGGTTCTTTAATCATTTCAAATGGATCAAAATTTTTGAGGATTCTTCTTTAGCATTATCCGAATATAAATTCTTTGATCATCATGATGAAGAAATTTCTTTAAAATGA
- a CDS encoding tetratricopeptide repeat protein produces MGKKQYILIFSGIVLIALFALLPKAVIIDNTESVDSAPSAETHSEDDGHDHSDHDHQTDAAMGAHDKLPADTQNTLDSLEHAFSSAKASGEKSTIANTAYELLFRMNKFDQAAGWKLASYGQTKNIEELKEGADAYYQAFTFAMSEQKSAKMAKLARENYQKYIDINGEDLDAKVKIGMTYVVSEAPMKGITMIREVLAKDPEHQLALSSLGILSIQSGQFDKAIERFEKVKELYPKDMESRFYLAIALNSSGKNKEAIEEMKYISKNADTEEIRLSATQTLAEWDN; encoded by the coding sequence ATGGGAAAAAAACAATACATACTCATTTTTTCAGGTATAGTACTTATCGCCTTGTTTGCACTGTTACCAAAAGCTGTAATTATTGATAATACAGAATCAGTAGATTCAGCACCATCTGCAGAAACACATTCAGAAGACGATGGACATGACCATAGCGATCATGATCATCAAACAGATGCGGCGATGGGAGCACATGATAAACTTCCAGCAGATACACAAAACACTTTAGACTCTTTAGAACACGCTTTTTCATCTGCTAAAGCATCCGGTGAAAAATCAACTATTGCTAACACTGCATACGAACTTTTATTCAGAATGAATAAATTCGATCAGGCTGCAGGTTGGAAATTGGCATCATACGGTCAAACCAAAAATATCGAAGAATTAAAAGAGGGGGCAGATGCGTATTATCAAGCTTTTACTTTTGCAATGAGCGAGCAGAAGTCTGCTAAGATGGCAAAATTGGCAAGAGAAAATTACCAAAAGTATATTGATATCAATGGTGAAGATCTTGACGCAAAAGTAAAAATTGGTATGACGTATGTTGTTTCTGAAGCACCAATGAAAGGTATTACTATGATTAGAGAAGTGTTGGCAAAAGATCCAGAGCATCAGCTAGCATTATCTAGTTTAGGGATATTATCTATACAATCCGGTCAATTTGATAAGGCCATCGAACGCTTTGAAAAAGTAAAAGAATTGTATCCTAAAGATATGGAATCTCGTTTCTATTTGGCGATTGCTTTGAATAGTTCGGGCAAAAATAAAGAAGCAATAGAAGAGATGAAATACATCAGTAAAAATGCTGATACTGAGGAAATTCGCCTTTCTGCTACACAAACTCTAGCAGAATGGGATAATTAA
- a CDS encoding HU family DNA-binding protein — translation MTKAEVITEILRKIEKRQEAQTSNAATMVEVDKEIVGQVLEDFFNVVKDKMAEGNNIYIRRFGSFVNKKRASKKGRDISRGEIIPIPEHFIPSFKPSKEFVEKIKGSDKVRLINEN, via the coding sequence GTGACTAAAGCAGAAGTAATCACAGAAATTCTCAGAAAAATTGAGAAGCGTCAAGAAGCACAGACTTCAAATGCAGCGACAATGGTAGAAGTAGATAAGGAAATTGTAGGTCAAGTTCTTGAAGACTTCTTTAACGTTGTGAAGGATAAAATGGCTGAAGGTAACAATATCTACATCCGTCGTTTTGGTAGCTTTGTTAATAAGAAGCGTGCTTCTAAAAAAGGTAGAGATATCTCAAGAGGAGAGATCATTCCAATTCCTGAGCACTTCATTCCAAGCTTCAAACCTTCTAAAGAGTTTGTTGAAAAAATCAAAGGAAGTGACAAAGTTCGTTTGATCAACGAAAACTAA